A segment of the Streptomyces sp. NBC_01235 genome:
CAGCATCGTGAAGCACAGGGCAGTCAAGCGCAGGTCGGTCGTCTTGGGGCTCGGCGCCACCGCCGGCGTAGCGGCAGTGGGCGGCATCACCCTGAGCGCGCAGGCGTCCAGCGGCACGTCGTCGTCCACGTCCTCCTCCGCGGGCTCGCTGGTCTTCGACCCCGACGGCTACACGGAGCTGACGACGACGGTCACGGACACCGACGGCGACGACCACACCGTGAAGTACCACTTCTGGAAGGCGATCACCTACGTCGCCAAGCCGGTGGACGCCACCTACCAGTCACTCGTCGTCAGCGTCCCGGTCGAGATCGACGGTACGACGGTCGACGCGAGCAACGCGCCGATCCTCTTCGCGAACTCCGTCGGCGGCTACATGCCGTCCTCCGTAGCCGACGCCACCGGGATCGGCGCCGGGGGCATGGCAGGCGGCCCCGGCGGCGGCGCGCCCACCGGCAGCACCGCGCCCTCCGCTTCAGCCTCCGCCCCCAACGCGAACGGCAACACCAACGCCACCGGCGGCGCCACGTCCTCCAACCAGCTGCTGGCCCTTGCCGCCGGATACGTCGTCGTCGAGCCCGGCGCCCGCGGCCGTACGCTCAAGAACGCCGACGGCGAGTACTACGGCGTCGCCCCCGCCGCGATCGTCGACCTCAAGGCCGCCGTCCGGTACGTGCGGGCCAACAAGGGCCGCATCCCGGGCAACGTCGACCGGATCGTGTCCGCCGGCACCAGCGCGGGCGGCGCGCTCTCCTCGCTGCTCGGCGCGTCCGGCGACAGCCCCCTCTACGACAAGTACCTCGAGGAGATCGGCGCGGCCGACGCCTCCGACGCGATCTTCGCGACCGGCGCCTGGTGCCCGATCACCGACCTGGAGCACGCCGACGGCGCCTACGAGTGGAACTGGGGAACCAACGCCCTCAACACCGGCAAGCAGGTCGACCAGACGGTGTCCAAGGCGCTCCAGTCGCAGTTCGCCGAGTACCAGGCCGCACTGAAGCTCAAGGGGCTGAACCACTTCGGCACGCTCAACGCCCGCAACTACGACGAGTACCTGGTCAAGCAGTACCTGGAGCCGTCCGCCACCACCCACCTCGCGGCCCTCTCGGACGCCGACCGCGAGACCTACCTCGCCGCCAACACCTTCATCACCTGGAAGAACGGCAAGGCCACGTTCTCCTGGGCGGACTTCCTCACCCACGTCGGCGCCCGCAAGAAGACCACCCCGGCCTTCGACGCCTTCGACCTGTCCACGGGCGAGAACAACGAGTTCGGCAAGGGCACCACCGTCTCCCGTCACTTCACGGCGTACGGCCTGAAGAACGACACCACCGGGCTCACCGCCAAGCGTCTGGACAGCGACATCCCCGAGATGCTGCGGCTGATGAACCCGATGTACTTCCTGGCCGACAAGCCCAACGCGGGCCGCAGCAGGCACTGGTGGATCCGCCTCGGCACGCTGGACTCCGACACCTCGCTGACGGTCTCCGCCAACATCGCCGCCGCCGCGAACGGCCTCGGCGACGACGTCAACCACCTCTACTACTGGGACGAGGGCCACGGCGCCAACACCGACCCCGGCGACTTCATCACCTGGATCGCCAAGGTGACGGGCCACAAGGCCGAGGTCGGAACCAAGGTCAAGAAGTAGTAGTCCTCGCGCCTCCCGGTCCGTCCGGCAGGCATCGTGGACGCTGCGGCGTCTGTTTCCCGTCATAGTCACCGACGCCGTCCACACGCGACGCCCGGCCCGAGCGCACCTGGGCCGGGCGTCGCGCCTTTTCCGTTCCGGCACGTTCTCCGTTTCCGTCCCCGTACCTTTTCCGTCCGCACACAACCAGGTGGCCTACGTCACCAGACCCACCCACACCTCCCCCACACGTGATCGATCCGCAACCAATTCCCCTCTTGACCGAGACCCATCAAGCGCGTGCGTGATTACGCTCGCGCTCATGGAAGACTCCGCACCCCGCCCGGCCCCCCGGACGATCGCCACCGCGAACCCGGCCGACCGCCCCGTCTACGTCATCGGCGGCGGCCCCGGCGGACTCGCGACCGCGTACGCGCTGCGTGCCCAGGGCATACGCGCCGTCGTCGTGGAGAAGGCCGACGGGGTAGGCGCGTCCTGGCGGCGCCACTACGACCGGCTGCATCTGCACACGACCCGCCGCCTGTCCGCCCTGCCGGGGCTGAAGATTCCGCGCCGGTTCGGCCGCTGGGTGGCCCGCGACGACGTGGTGCGGTACCTGGAGAAGTACGCCGAGGTCCACGAGCTGGAGATCGTCACCGGCGTCGAGGTCACGCGGGTCGAGCGCACCCCGGACGGCACCGGCTGGCTGCTGCACGCCACCGGCGGACGCGAGCTCGTCGGCTCGGCGGTCGTCGTCGCCACCGGCTACAACCACACCCCGCACCTGCCGGACTGGCCCGGCCGCGAGGCGTTCACCGGTGACCTCGCGCACGCCGCCGTCTACCGCAGCGGCAAGGCCTACGCCGGCCGGGACGTCCTCGTCGTCGGCGTCGGCAACACCGGCGCCGAGATCGCCGTCGACCTGGTGGAGAGCGGTGCGGCCCGGGTGCGGCTGTCCGTGCGCACCGCCCCGCACATCGTGCGCCGCTCGACGGCCGGCTGGGCCGCGCAGTACACGGCCGTCCTCGTACGACGGCTGCCGGTCCGCCTCGTCGACCGGCTCGCGCGGCCCATGGCCAGGCTCAGCGTGCCGGACCTGTCGGCGCACGGCCTGCCCCGCCCCGGCACCGGCCTCTACTCCCGCGTCAAGGACGGCGCCATCCCGGTGCAGGACGTCGGTCTGATCGACGCCGTCCGCAAGGGCAAGGTGGAGATCGTGGCCGCCGTGGAGGGCTTCGAGGACGGTGGCAAGGTCGCGCTCGCCGACGGCACCCGTGTCTCGCCGGACGCCGTCGTCGCCGCCACCGGATACGTCCGCGCCCTGGAGGAGCTGGTCGGCCACCTCGGTGTGCTCGACGACCGCGGCAGACCCGTGGCCCACGGCGCCCGCGCCCCGAAGGACACCCCCGGCCTGTACTTCACCGGCTTCACCACCCCCATCAGCGGCACGCTCCGCGAGCTGGCGATGGACGCGGAGAAGATCGCGAAGGCCGTCCGCCGCCAACTTCGGTGACTGTTCGTTACTCCCGGTAACTCCCTTGATTTCTCTGCCTGTTACACGTGTGCCAGATGCGACGAGAGCGTTGTCGCGCACCCTCGCGCGGAGCCAGAATGTGAGACCTGTTCATCTTTCTGGCTCCACTTTCCGGCTCCACCCCCTCTCGCTCCCGAAGCTCGACGGAGGACGCACGTGGCAAGTGAAAGACAGCATTCCCCCAGCAGCTCCACCGGAATGTCCCGCCGCTCCCTGCTGGGCCGCACCGCCGCCGTGGCCGCCGGTGCCACCACCCTCACCGCGACCGCCGCCGGCACGGCCGCGGCGGCCACCACCCGGGACGTCGACGTCGTGATCGTCGGCGGCGGACTCGCCGGCCTCACCGCGGCCCGCGACCTGGTCGCCGCCGGGAAGACGGTCACCGTCCTGGAGGCCCGCGACCGCGTGGGCGGCCGGGTCGTGAACCTCGCTCTCGCAGGCGGCGGGGTCACCGAGGGCGGCGGCGAGTTCATCGGCCCCACCCAGGACCGCATCAAGGCGCTCGCCGACTCCCTCGGCGTGGCCACCTTCCCCACCTACAACACCGGCAAGAACCTCCTCTACAAGGACGGCAAGAAGACCCCCTACGCCACCGACGGCATCCTCGGCTCGGTCCCGCCCGTCGACGCGGCCGGGCTCGCCAACGCGGCGATCGTGCAGGCCTCGCTGGACGACATGGCCAAGCAGGTGCCGGTCGACGCGCCCTGGACCGCCGCCAAGGCCGAGGAGTGGGACCGCCAGACCTTCGAGTCCTGGCTGCGCGCCAACGCCGTCATCCCGTCGGCGAAGTTCCTCCTGGACGTGGCCTGCACCTCGATCTTCTCGGCCGAACCCCGGGAACTCTCCCTCCTCTTCGTCCTCTTCTACATCGCCGCCGCCGGCAACGAGTCGACCCCCGGCACTTTGGAACGCCTCACCGAGACCGCGAACGGCGCCCAGGAACAGCGATTCGTCGGCGGCTCCCAGCAGGTGCCGATCAAGCTCGCCGCCACGCTCGGCGACCGGGTGGTGCTGAACGCCCCGGTGCGCACGATCGCCAAGTCCGGCGGCAAGTACGTCGTCACGGCCGACGGCATCACCGTCACCGCCAAGCGGGTCGTCGTCGCCGTACCCCCGCCCCTCGCCGCCCGCATCTCGTACGACCCGCTCCTGCCCGCCGCCCGCGACCAGCTCACCCAGCGCCTGCCGATGGCGTCGGTCGGCAAGGCGATCGCGATCTACGACACGCCCTTCTGGCGTGCCGACGGCCTCAACGGCCAGGTCGTCAGCGACACCGGAGTGGTCAGCTCCACCTTCGACAACTCCCCGCCCGACGCCTCCTACGGCGCGCTGATGGGCTTCATCGAGGCCGACGAGGCGCGGGCGTACGACGCGGCGAGCGAGGCGGAGGTCAGGGCGGCCGTACTGAAGGACTACGTGACGTACTTCGGCGAGAAAGCGGCCTCCCCCACCTCCTTCGTCCTGCAACGCTGGAACAACGAGGCCTACACCCGCGGTGGCCCCGTCTCCATCGCCGCGCCCGGTGTCCTGACCCAGTACGGCCCGGCCCTGCGCGCGCCCGTCGGCGGGATCCACTGGGCCGGGACGGAGACCTCCATCCACTGGATGGGCTTCATGGACGGCGCCGTGCGGTCGGGCGAGCGGGTGGCGAAGGAGGTGCTGGCGGCGCTGTAGGCCCGTACCGAGGCCCGCCGCCCGCCGCCACAGGTCCGTTCCTTTCTGTGTGCACGCCCATTCCTGACACACCGTCAGGTATGTAACCTGACAGAGCGTCAGTTACTTGGCAGTCACACAATGACGTCACACAGGAGCGGGGCGGACCGATGCTTGGATCAACCCACGGCACCCTCACCACCGACTCCCGCCGGGCCCGGGTCATCGCGTGCGGCGAACAGCCCGGGCCCGCCGTCCACGGCCGGCCTGCCGACGTCGACGACCTCGACGTCAGCGGCCGCCCGCTGTATTCGGCCGTCCCCGACCTCGACCGGTTCTTCCGGCCCGAGTCGGTCGCGGTCGTCGGCGCCTCGGACGCCGAAGGACGCCCGAACACCGGTGTCACCCGGCAACTGGTCGGCTGGGCCGAGCGGGTGGGGGCGCGGCTGCATCCCGTGCACCCCACCCGCGAGACGGTCTTCGGCCGCCCCTGCTTCCCGTCCGTCGCCGCCCTGCCCGAGCAGGTCGACCTGGCGGTCCTGCTGGTCGCCGACCCGCTGCCCGTGATCGAGCAACTCGCGGAGACGAAGGTGAAGTTCGCGGTCGTCTTCGCCTCCGGGTTCGCCGAGACGGGCGAGGAGGGCGCCCGCGCACAGGAACGCCTCGCCGCGGCGGTCGCCCGGTCCGGCATACGGCTGCTCGGCCCCAACACCAACCTCAACGCCTTCGAGCGCTTCCGGGACGACCTCACCGGCCCGTCGATCGCCCTCATCACCCAGTCCGGCCACCAGGGCCGCCCGGTCTTCGCCCTCCAGGAGCTGGGCATCCGCCTCTCCCACTGGGCGCCGACCGGCAACGAGGCCGACCTGGAGACCGCCGACTTCCTCTCCTACTTCGCCGAGCGCCCGGAGGTCGGCGCGATCGCCTGCTACGTGGAGGGTCTGAAGGACGGCCGGTCCTTCCTCCTCGCCGCCGACCGGGCCGCCCGGCGCGGGGTGCCGGTCGTCGCGGTCAAGGTGGGCCGCACCGAGACCGGCGCCCGCACCGCCGCCTCCCACACCGGCAAGCTGACCGGCGCGGACGAGGTGGTCGACGCGGCGATGCGCCAGTACGGCGTGATCCGCGTGGACGGCCTGGACGAACTCCAGGACACGGCAACCCTGTTGGCGCGGGCCCGCCCGCCGCAGGCCGACGGCGTCGTCGTCTACTCGATCTCGGGCGGCACCGGCGCCCACGCGGCCGACCTGGCGACGGCGGCGGGCCTGCACCTGCCGCCCCTGTCGCCCGCCAAGCAGGCGGAGCTGCACCAGTGGATCCCCGAGTACCTGAACGTGGCGAACCCGGTCGACAACGGCGGCCACCCGGTGGGCGACCAGCGCGGCCGGAAGATCATCGACGCGATCCTCGACGACCCGACGGTCGGCGTCCTGATCTGCCCGATCACGGGCCCGTTCCCGCCCCTGAGCGACCGCCTCGTACAGGACCTGGTGGACGCGGCGGAGCGCACGGACAAGCTGGTGTGCGTGGTCTGGGGCTCCCCGGTGGGCACCGAACCGGCCTACCGCGACGTGCTGCTGGGCTCCTCCCGGGTGGCGACGTTCCGCACCCTCGCCAACTGCGTCACGGCCGTCCGCGCCCACCTCGACCACCACCGCTTCGTGAGCGACTACCACTCCCCCTTCGACCAGGCGCCCCGCACCCCGTCCCCGTCCTTCCGCAAGGCTCAGCTGCTGATGCGGCCTGGACAGCAGCTCAGCGAGCACGCGGCGAAGCAGCTGCTGAGGGCGTACGGCATCCGGGTGCCGCGCGAGCAGTTGGTGACCAGCGCGGCGGCGGCCGTGCGAGCGGCCGGGCTGGTCGGCTACCCGGTGGTGATGAAGGCGTCCGGCGCGCAGATCGCCCACAAGACCGAGCTGGGCCTGGTGAAGATCGGCCTGACCTCGGCCAGTCAGGTCCGCGACGCCTACCGCGAGTTGACCGACATCGCCCGCTACGAGGGCGTCGCCCTGGACGGCGTCCTGGTGTGCCAGATGGTCGAGCGGGGCGTGGAGATGGTCGTCGGCGTGACCCACGACGACCTGTTCGGCCCGACGGTGACGGTCGGCCTCGGCGGCGTCCTGGTGGAGGTCCTGCGCGACGCCGCCGTCCGCGTCCCGCCCTTCGGCGAGGACCAGGCCCGCCACATGCTCGCCGAACTCCGCGGCCGGGCCCTCCTGGACGGCGTCCGCGGCCGTCCCCCGGCCGACCTGGACGCACTCGTCGAGGTGATCCTGCGCGTCCAGCGCATGGCGCTGGAACTGGGCGACGACCTCGCCGAGCTCGACATCAACCCGCTGGTGGTCCTGCCGTGGGGACAGGGAGCGGTGGCGTTGGACGCGCTGGCGGTGTGCCGGTGAGGGGTGTGCGGCCGGCGCCGTACCGACGAAGATCACCGCATGGACGAGGCGACGAAGCGGAACAAGAGAGTCGGGGCGGGCTGGAGGGACGAGCCGATCGAGGCGTGGAAGGCCCGACAGCCGACGGCCGCAGCGCTCTACGCGGCGGTGCGGCAGGGCGACGTCGCCAGGACACGCGCGCTCGTCGAGGCGGGGGCGGATCCGGACCAGCTCATCGGCGAGTACGACGACTGGACACCGCTGACCCTGGCGGCGGGCGAAGGCCACCTGGCCGTCGTGGAACTGCTGCTCGACGCGGGAGTCCACCCCGATTCCCAGAACCGGTTCGGGCTTCTGCCCGTGGTACTGGCGGCGACGAGCGGCCCGCGGCCGCACTCGGACATCGTCGACCTGCTGTTGCGACGCGGCGCCGGCCTCGACGCGCCGATGAAGGGCAGACCCGCCCGCGAATGGCTCGACCGTGCCAGAACGGAGCATGACCGTGCCCGATCCGTGGATCCTGAACAGCACTGACCACCAGGTCACCCACGTCACCCTCGACCGCCCCGAGGCCCTCAACGCCCTCACCCCCGACATGCGGGACCAGCTGATCGACCTCTTCGCCAAGGCCTCGGCCGACCCGGACGTCCGGGCGGTGGTCCTCACCGGCACCGGCCGCGGTTTCTGCGCGGGAGCGGACCTGCGAGGTGGCTCCGCCGGCGGCGAACGCGTCCCGGGCGACGTGGCCCGCACCCTCCGCCGCGGCGCCCAGCGTCTGACCTCCGCCGTCCTCGACTGCGAGAAGCCGGTGATCGCCGCGGTGAACGGCACGGCGGCCGGCCTCGGCGCACACCTCGCCTTCGCCTGCGACCTGGTCCTGGCCGCCGAATCCGCCCGTTTCATCGAGGTGTTCGTACGCCGCGGCCTGGTCCCCGACGGCGGCGGCGCCTACCTCCTCCCCCGCCTGATCGGCCCCCAGCGCGCGAAGGAGCTGATGTTCTTCGGCGACGCGCTCACGGCACCGGACGCGGAACGCCTGGGCCTGGTCAACAGGGTCGTCCCGGACGCCGACTTGGACAAGACGGCCCGGGACTGGGCAACCCGCCTGGCCACCGGCCCCACCCGAGCCCTGTCCCTCACCAAGCAACTCGTCAACGCCTCCCTGGAATCGGACCGCACCACGGCGTTCGCGGCGGAGGCGGCCGCCCAGGAGATCAACATGACGACGGCGGACGCGCGGGAGGGCGTGGCGAGCTTCGTGGAGCGGCGGGGGCCGGCATTCAGGGGCCGCTGAGGATCAGGCGGCAGCGGCCCGCTTCAGGATCCGCAGCTCCCCGCCGTCCGGATCACCGAAGATCACGAACAGCTCGGGGGAGCTGTCGGTCCCGCCGACGGTCCACGAGGTCTCGTCCCCGCAGCCGCTGCCGGTCCCGCTGCCGGAGGTGAGACGTACGAGGACGCTGTCCCGGGAGTCGTTCTTGCCGTCGAACACCCAGTTGCCGGTGCCGTCGCACACGGCCAGGTCCTCGTTGGACCCGAACTCGGCCTCGGTGGGCACCCTGGTCAGCTCGGCCCGCCCTCCCGGCCGCAGCCGCAACTCCGCCCCGCCCTCGCCACGCCAGACACCGGCAACCTGGGCGGCGGACAGCTCCGGAGGCTCGTACTCCTCGATCAGACCCGTGACGGTGGCCAGCACTCCGCCCGCGAAGGCGAGCACGAACAGCGCGACGGAGCCTGCCCCCGCCCGCCACCAGATACCCCGGGTGGTCCAGTTGCCCCTTCCCTGTCGCCGCACGTACGCCATCGCGAGGACGGGCAGCACACCCAGCGCGGTGAGGACGAGGGCGGTGGTGACGAACGGCCAGTCCCACAGAGCGGCGGTCACCGCGGCCCATCCGACCCCCACCAGCACCACACCCAGCAGATGCCGGGCCCAGCGCGGCCACCGGAGCCGGCCGAGCGCGAGGTCGGCGAGGACGACGCCCGGCAGGGTGTGCGCCCAGGTGTGCACCAGACCCAGCACCGGCAGATACAGGGGCGCGAAGAGGAACATGCAGGCGAGGCCGAAGCCGCCTCCGTAGTCACGGCCGTAGGCGTCGCCGGCCAGGCTGTGGATCCACCAGAGCAGAAAGGCGGCCGGGAGCTGCGCCGCCCCGGCCGCGATGGCGGCGACCACCTCAGGTTCCGCCCGCTTCCATCCGGTCTCCGCACGCACGTTCCCCCACCCCATGCCCGCAGCGTACGCAACCGCATCGCCGAGTCCCCTCGCGCCCCGCGCCCCTTCCTATCTGACGCTCCGTCAGCTTCAATGGAAGGCGTGATGGGACATGCGGGAATGGCGGCCGCGGCCGTGCGTTACCTCAGGGCGGGCCCCCCGGTCGAGGCGCTGCCACGGCCCGAGTTGCGGTGCGTCCGGGAGGACGAACGAGCGCCGGTCGACCAGGGCGAGTTCCGGCGCGTGCTGGGGAACTTCGCGTCGGGCGTGACGGTGGTGACGGCACCCGCCGCCGAGGGCGAGGCCGGTCCCGCCGGCTTCGCCTGCCAGTCCTTCTCCTCCCTCTCCCTGGATCCGCCCCTCGTCGCCTTCATGGTCGGTCGCACGTCCACGACCTGGCCGCGCATCGCCCGCGCCGGCGTCTTCTGCGTCAACGTGCTCAGCGCGGGGCAGGGCCCGTTGTGCCGTGCCTTCGCGAGGAGCGGCACGGACAAGTTCGCGGGCGTCGACCACGACGCGGCCCCGGTGTCGGGCGCGCCCCGCCTCACCGGCGCCCTCGCCTGGATCGACTGCACGATCCACGCGGTGCACACCGGCGGCGACCACCTCATCGTCGTGGGCCGGGTGAACGCCCTGGGGACCGGCGACGGCGCCGACGAGGAGCCGCTGCTGTTCCACAGGGGGGTCCTCGCCCCGTGACCGGACCGGACCGGACCGCCTCCTGACCCAGGAGGTTCTCAGGCCGTCGCCAGGACGGGAACCGTCGGCCTCCGCCGGATCACCAGTGCCATCAGTGCCGCCGCGGCGCACAACGCCCCCGACGCGTGCCAGACCACGTCGTACGAGCCGAGCGTGTCCCGCGCCACCCCGCCCAGGAAGGCGACCAGGGCCGCGCCGACCTGGTGGGAGGCGAGGACCCAGCCGAAGACGATCGCGCTGTCGTCGCCGTAGTGCTCGCGGCACAGAGCCAGGGTCGGCGGGACGGTGGCGACCCAGTCGAGGCCGTAGAAGACGATGAAGAAGATCATCGGCGGGTGGACGGACGGGGCCAGCAGCATCGGCAGGAAGAGGAGCGAGATGCCGCGCAGCGCGTAGTACACCGCCAGCAGCCGGCGCGGCTCGAAGCGGTCCGTGAACCAGCCGGAGGCGATCGTGCCGACCACGTCGAAGATGCCGATCACCGCGAGGAGCGAGGCCGCTGCCGTGACGGGCATGCCGTGGTCGTGGGCCGCGGGGACGAAGTGGGTCTGGATCAGGCCGTTCGTCGAGGCGCCGCAGATCGCGAAGGTCCCGGCCAGCAGCCAGAACGGACCCGTGCGAACCGCCGAGAGCAGCACCCGCAGCGTGCGGCGCGCGGCGCCCTGGACCGGGAGCGGCTTCGGGACGAACTCCGGTGCGCCGTACGGCTTCAGGCCGACGTCCGCCGGGTGGTCGCGCAGCAGCAGCCACACGAAGGGGACCACGGTGAGCGCGGCCAGCGCCACCGTCACGGCCGCCGGGCGCCAGCCGTAGCGCGTGACCATCCACGACAGCAGCGGCAGGAAGATCAGCTGGCCGGAGGCGGAGGCCGCGGTCAGGATGCCGCTGACCAGGCCCCGGCGTTCGGTGAACCAGCGGTCGGTGACCGTCGCCGCGAAGGCCAGCGCCATCGAGCCCGAGCCCATGCCCACCAACAGGCCCCAGTACAGCAGCAGTTGCCAGGCCGCCGTCATCCACACCGTCAGGAGCGAGCCGACCGAGATGACGGTCAGGGCCACGGCGACCACCCGGCGGATGCCGAAGCGGTCCATCAGCGCCGCCGCGAACGGGGCGGTGAGGCCGTACAGCGCCAGGTTGATCGAGACGGCCGCGCCGATCGTGCCCCGCGACCAGCCGAAATCCTCATGCAGGGGGTCGATGAGCAGGCCGGGAAGCGAGCGGAAGGCCGCCGCGCCGATGATCGTGACGAAGGTGACGGCCGCGACGAACCACGCGCGGTGGACGCGGACGCGACCGCGGTCATGGGGGGCCTTCTGCCCCTCGACGGATGCCGGAGCCTCGGTTGTCTGGGTCACGTCGTAGAGCATCCGATGTCCGTCTCCTCCCATCGAGTGGCCCGAAAGACAGCATTCGCTAGGATCGGGCCATGCGTCATCAGGAGAAGGAACGCGCCTTTCGTCCCCACCGCGTCGTCGTCCTCGCCCTCGACGGCCTGCTCCCCTTCGAGCTGGGCATCCCGCACCGCATCTTCGGCCGCCCCAAGGACGCCGAGGGACGGCACCTGTACGAGGTCGTCACCTGCTCCATCCGGCCACCGGGCCCCGTCCGGACCGACGCCGACTTCGCGATCATGGTCGAGCACGGACCGGAGATCCTCGCCACCGCCGACACCGTCGTCGTCCCCGCCTCCTACGAGCTCGGCCCGGTCTTCGAGGAGGGCGTGCTCACCGACGACCTCGCCGCAGCCCTCGCCCACATCCGGCCCGGCACCCGCCTCGCCTCCATCTGCACCGGCGTGTACGTCCTGGCCGCCGCCGGCTTCCTCGACGGCCGCCCCGCCACCACCCACTGGGCCGACGCCGACCACTTCCAGGAGCTCTTCCCGAAGATCGACGTCGACCGGGACGTTCTCTTCATCGACGACGGCGACGTCCTCACCTCCGCCGGTGTCGCCGCCGGGATCGACCTGTGCCTGCACATCGTGCGCCGCGACCACGGCACCGGCGTCGCCAACGACGTCGCCCGTCGCACGGTCGTACCGCCGCACCGCGACGGCGGCCAGGCGCAGTACATCGAGCGCCCCGTGCCCGATCCGCAGACGGCGACCACGACGGGCGCCCGCGCGTGGGCACTGGGCCGCCTCCACGAGCCGATCCAGCTGCGCGACATGGCCGAACAGGAGGCCATGTCCGTGCGGACCTTCACCCGCCGCTTCCGCGAGGAGGTCGGGATCAGCCCCGGCCAGTGGCTCACCCAGCAGCGCGTCGAGCGGGCCCGGCACCTGTTGGAGTCCAGCGACCTGTCCGTCGACCAGATCGCCCGGGACGCCGGTTTCGGCACCGCCCAGTCGATGCGCCAGCACCTACAGGCGGCC
Coding sequences within it:
- a CDS encoding MFS transporter, which codes for MTQTTEAPASVEGQKAPHDRGRVRVHRAWFVAAVTFVTIIGAAAFRSLPGLLIDPLHEDFGWSRGTIGAAVSINLALYGLTAPFAAALMDRFGIRRVVAVALTVISVGSLLTVWMTAAWQLLLYWGLLVGMGSGSMALAFAATVTDRWFTERRGLVSGILTAASASGQLIFLPLLSWMVTRYGWRPAAVTVALAALTVVPFVWLLLRDHPADVGLKPYGAPEFVPKPLPVQGAARRTLRVLLSAVRTGPFWLLAGTFAICGASTNGLIQTHFVPAAHDHGMPVTAAASLLAVIGIFDVVGTIASGWFTDRFEPRRLLAVYYALRGISLLFLPMLLAPSVHPPMIFFIVFYGLDWVATVPPTLALCREHYGDDSAIVFGWVLASHQVGAALVAFLGGVARDTLGSYDVVWHASGALCAAAALMALVIRRRPTVPVLATA
- a CDS encoding GlxA family transcriptional regulator; the encoded protein is MRHQEKERAFRPHRVVVLALDGLLPFELGIPHRIFGRPKDAEGRHLYEVVTCSIRPPGPVRTDADFAIMVEHGPEILATADTVVVPASYELGPVFEEGVLTDDLAAALAHIRPGTRLASICTGVYVLAAAGFLDGRPATTHWADADHFQELFPKIDVDRDVLFIDDGDVLTSAGVAAGIDLCLHIVRRDHGTGVANDVARRTVVPPHRDGGQAQYIERPVPDPQTATTTGARAWALGRLHEPIQLRDMAEQEAMSVRTFTRRFREEVGISPGQWLTQQRVERARHLLESSDLSVDQIARDAGFGTAQSMRQHLQAALGVTPTAYRRTFRSGGGGTGVGTIERNDRNERNGSSGSDGSSGSYGGVGVVG